The genomic window AAGTAGATTAATACGTGCAAAAGTTGCAAATTTAGCGGCGAAAGCTTCTATTAAGTTAGATCATCTAGATAAGATAGAACAATTTTATGAAGTTGCTTTTTACTCAGAATCTAGTCTTATACATTACCTAAGGCTATTTAAATTATCAGACTATGAAGAAAAAACCGATAAAGCTGCACTATTTACAAAAGATTTACCAGATACTTTTTCGAGAAGATATTTTAATGGCAATACTCAATTAAATGAAAATTGGCTTGGTGACGATTCTAAACGATTGCTTCGTTTTTTTAATAAAGAATTTGATTTTATTTATACTTACTGTGAGGGAGAAAAAAACTACTTAAATTGGAATAATAGTCTCAAAGGGAAAATAGTTCCTCTATTTTTTTTAATTTTAGATAAAAATGACGGAACAAGTAAGGCAAAGAAAGCTATTATCAGAAAACTAGTATCAAGGTTAAACTTTCACAGTATTGAAAAAGAGAGAGAAGAGGATTATCTTGATTTATGGAAAAAAACCATTAAATTAACCCCCGAACAAATAAAGTTTTATCTGGTTTGGTTGAATCAAGAAATAGCTGCTCTTACGGATGTACTTGTGGGAGGTGGGAATCGAAAACTTTATAGTATAGCTGCTGAATTAATTGTTCTATTAGGTGAAGTATTAGAATCTAACGGTACCCAAGATGGAAAAATTGGATTGATAAACTGGTATAAAGAAACTTACTCGAATAAAAGTGCTTTTAAAAATGAGCTAAATAAAATAGGCTAAAGATTTTAGCGATACTTATTTATCTAGCGAAATAGCCAAGTTTACTATCATCCTTTTTAACTTGTCCGTTTAGTGAGAAAAACAGACAACTTTAGTCTATAGCTACTTCCACTTGGGCAAAACGTAGTTAAAGTGGCAGAGTGAAGGGCTAAATTTTAGTAACTGGGAGTTTTTTCAGTCAAAGCAGACGAGTTGCGTGTTTCAAATTATAAACTTGTCTATAAATAATATTTGCCATCAAATGATTTAGATAAATGAATTTAACTTTAAACTGCGTATTTAACCTATGACAGCAAGTAAGTTAATAGGAGGTACGTGATGATTTATAGCAAAAGGACAAAACCCATCTCACTAGTCATAATGGAGTCGTTAGAACGAAGGACAACTTTGTCAAGAAAACATATTCATTATTTAAATGCATTACAAAAAGGTTTCGAAGGCGAATTAGCCTTTGACTGCATGACAGAAGAGCTGGGACTGGGCTGCATAGTTATAAATGACTTATTTTTAAAACCAAAAATGTCGAACGCTTTTCAAGTGGATACACTAATAGTCATAGGAGAGACTCTATACTTATACGAAATTAAAAATTATAGTGGTGAGTATGATTATGGATCAGAAATGCTTTTGAAGAAACCTGATTTTGAAATAAGTAATCCACTGATTCAAGTTCAGAGCACTAAAAACAAATTGAAGATATTCTTGAAAGAACTCGGATATGTCTTTGAAGTAAAGGCTTTCGTAGTTTACGTTCATCCGGAATTCACCTTATTTCATGCACCAGAAGACAAGACAATGATCCTCCCGACTCAGTTAAAAGGCCATTTTGCTACTTTAAGAAATGAAATGGCAACAATGGAAAAACTCCCTAAAAACTTTATAAAAGATTTTATGATGCATAAAGTTAAACAGCCAGCATTTACTGATGATATCCCTAACTATCAGTCTTCTGATCTCAAAAATGGGATGAGATGCGAGGAGTGTGGCGGATTTGAATTGAGTATCTATCGTCAAGCTTATCAGTGTGGTAATTGTGACTACAAAAACAATCTTAATTCTGTGGTTTTGAGTAGTGTTATAGAGTATAAACAGCTGTTTCCAGCGAACAAATTGTCAACGCTCATTGTCTATAACTGGTGTAACCAAAAGGTCTCAAAGAAGCGGATCAGGAGAGCTTTGAACACACTTAGTAAAAATGAAAGTCGCGACTAGCGTTTGTATCGGGACTGCTTGGACAAGTTCACACCCTTTAAGAGCTAACTTGTCTAGATAAAAATAAAAAAGACGAGCGAGCAAAAATTTGGTGAAACTTGTCCAGAACGCAACAAGAGTAGACAAGTGGACGGTTAATGTCTGAGAACACGACTATATTTCTTATAAACTGGACAAGTTTTTGCCTTTTCGCAGTATAATTGTCCGCGGCTTGGTATTCAGTACTGAGTGCAATTAAGGTCGCGAGTAATGTTTGTGTTGGGACTGCTTGGACAAGTTCACACCCTTTAAGAGCTAACTTGTCTAAATAAAAATAAAAAAAGACGAGTGAGCAAAAATTCGGTGAAACTTGTCCAGAACGCAACGAGAGTAGACAAGTGGACGGTTAATGTCTGAGAAAACGGTTATATTTCTTATAAACTGGACAAGTTTTTGCCTTTTCGCACTATAATTGTCCGCGACTTGGTATTCAGTACTGAGTGCAATTAAGGTCGCGAGTAATGTTTGTGTTGGGACTGTCTGGACAAGTTCACACCCTCCAAGAGCTAACTTGTCTAAATAAAGATTAAAAAAGACGAGTGAGCAAAAATTTGGTGAAACTTGTTCAGAACGCAACGAGAGTAGACAAGTGGACGGCTAATGTCTGAGAAAACGGTTATATTTCTTATAAACTGGACAAGTTTTTGCCTTTTCGCAGTATAATTGTCCGCGGCTTGGTATTCAGTACTGAGTAAAATTAAGGTCGCGAGTAATGTTTGTGTTGGGACTGCTTGGACAAGTTCACACCCTTTAAGAGCTAACTTGTCTAGATAAAAATAAAAAAGACAAGTGAGCAGAAATTTCAGTGAAACTTGTCCAGAACGCAACGAGAGTAGACAAGTAGACGGCTAATGTCTGAGAACACGGCTGTATTTCTTACAAACTGGACAAATTTTTGCCTTTTCGCAGTATAATCGTTCGCGGCTCAGTAAAAAAAGATCCGTAAGCGGTGCTTAAAATTAACTCAGAAAGTACCCACAAATGAAAAAAAACACTAGTATATTTAAAAAATAAGGGGTATGATTAAGCCGGTGAAGGCTTAATCATTTGGTTAAAATGTAACCGCTTAATAAGGCGTTAAACCTTTATTATCTACCGAAAGGATAAAAATGAAAAGGAGGTTAGAGAATGAAGGAACTAGAGCAATTTTCAGAGTATTTTAGTGGGTATATAGAAGGAAAAGAAGTCGTCTTATATTATGCAGATACCCGAGAATTAGCCCATACTTATGAATTTGAAACAGAAGAAGAAGCAAAAAAATTCTACCAACTTTGTTTAAATGTTGGAGAGATAGTCGAAGAAGTACCTGAAAAAAAGCGAGCATCGGCACACCAGGTTTTTATCAATGAGAGCTTGAAAAACGTTGAGTATAAAGCAACTACTTATTAATAAAGTTTTACGTAATCAGACTGAAAAATCCGAAACCCACTTTTGATAAGTGTGGGATCGGATTTTTTTATTTTAGAAAAAAAGCGCCCTATTTATGAAATCGAAAACGAAAAGGCGGCTTTTTAAAGGTAGACATAATTTCTTCGATAAATGGATTTTCTTCACCTAAAACTTTTGTTAATAACTCTTGAACTTTAAAATAAACTAAATAGTTCAGAAATTGTTGTAGGGAATGCGGTTCTAAATGGATAGAGGTAGCTGTTTGCAATCTTTTTTGGATGACGTTTAGCTCTTTTTCTACTGAAGGCAATTCGACTAAATTAAAATCAGCCATTATTCGCTGTTTGAAGAGTTGTTGAAGAGAATAAAGATTAATGACACGGACCAGCTGATTCTCATAACCTTTTTTTCCAAGGTCAAACGAAAATTCATGCTGGTTTCGAAAATGCAAAAAGGTTAAGTTAGATTGGCTATTTTTTATCGCATGTACCACATGATGCAACGCATACCAGCTAACAGGTGCGTTAGTCGGCCCTTTTTCAGGAACATAAGCAATCGTATTGTACACATA from Carnobacterium iners includes these protein-coding regions:
- a CDS encoding nuclease-related domain-containing protein gives rise to the protein MIYSKRTKPISLVIMESLERRTTLSRKHIHYLNALQKGFEGELAFDCMTEELGLGCIVINDLFLKPKMSNAFQVDTLIVIGETLYLYEIKNYSGEYDYGSEMLLKKPDFEISNPLIQVQSTKNKLKIFLKELGYVFEVKAFVVYVHPEFTLFHAPEDKTMILPTQLKGHFATLRNEMATMEKLPKNFIKDFMMHKVKQPAFTDDIPNYQSSDLKNGMRCEECGGFELSIYRQAYQCGNCDYKNNLNSVVLSSVIEYKQLFPANKLSTLIVYNWCNQKVSKKRIRRALNTLSKNESRD
- a CDS encoding competence protein ComK, whose product is MGRDFDQFQAMDTYSTWEKEFNHSSHYQVNQQLAHDNGLLREQLLSINEYTQKGQQKSLHFTQTALQEIADTCIEFNHIVITNQVIYVKDISKLASSPFNSLIFYLNQEPLKSKETTTEIMNRYFEANLVPYHYVKLIGRSIGIQKCCPYVYNTIAYVPEKGPTNAPVSWYALHHVVHAIKNSQSNLTFLHFRNQHEFSFDLGKKGYENQLVRVINLYSLQQLFKQRIMADFNLVELPSVEKELNVIQKRLQTATSIHLEPHSLQQFLNYLVYFKVQELLTKVLGEENPFIEEIMSTFKKPPFRFRFHK